The Bradyrhizobium sp. LLZ17 genomic sequence CGGATGACGTCAGCCACCACGAACAGGCGGCGGTTGGCGGTCAGCACTTTCAGGAAATTGGCGGCGATGCCGGCGATCCCGGCCTTGTCCAGCACGGCCGAAAGCGCCCTGGACTGGGTCTCGGCCGCGAACACCGGGCTCCGGACGAGGCGCGTCAGATCGGCGCTTTCGCTCAGGAGGCCCTCGAACCGGCCCAAATCGGCATTGACCTCGTCGACCACTTTCTGGTCGCGGGCCAGCTCGAACAGGGCCGTCGCATAACGGCCGGACACACCGGAAACGGAGGTATTTTCTGCAGCCACAGACGCGCTCTTTTAGCTGTCAAATTCGCAAGGGAAAAACCGTCGCCACAAAGCGGCGCCTAGCGATCCAAGCCCTTGGAATTCAAGCGGGACTTCGATTTTCGGCCGGCACGGGACGTGCCGGGACCGTTAAAATCGCGGCTTTGCTAACATAGCAGGCGCGCACGTGCAACATGACGCCAAATTAAAGGCACGAGGTTCTGTCGCCGGTTCATCGCAGTTGGCGACCTGTCCACGCCGACTTTCATGTCGCCCTGCCGTGTCACGGAATTGCCGCGAGCATTACCGTCGCAAGCGCGCCCATTCGTTCCTGCCCTCAGCGCATAGCGGCCATGAACACGGCTCGCTGATCCGTGAATCCGTCCGCCCGCCGAATACTTACCGAATTCTAAATGCCGCCCGCGATAACTTCATTTTACAGTATTCGTAAGTAATAGTTAGGTTAATAATTGGTTAAAGCGAAAGATTACGGAACATTGGTTGAATATCAGCGCCGGTAACAAGATGTTTCAGCCGCACACATAGCGGAATTACTGCCCAATTCACGCCTCATTGCGCAACGAAACGCCAACCCGCTCACAAACTGATGGGGGCTCCTCTAGCCACATATGTGGCAATACTAGCTTAGGGACCACTAAATGCTGTCTTTGATGAAGCTGGGCTTCGTGACCCGGCCGCGTACGGCGATCGCTTTCGCCGCTGCAACTCTCCTCATCGGTGGAACTGCCACCGAGGCTTCCGCCAAATCCAGGCATCACCACCACTACTCGCACCATTACCGCCACCACGCCGCCGAGACCGATTCCAGCGTGACCTCCGATTGGCGCAACGCCAACGCGTCCATCACGTCGTCCTCGGGCACCGGGCGCTCCTTTTCGGGCATGGCCTCGTTCTACGGCAACGAGTCCGGCAGCAAGACCGCGTCGGGCCAGCGCTTCAACCAGAACGCCATGACCGCGGCGCACCGTTCCCTGCCGTTCGGCACCAAGCTGCGCGTCACCCATGGCGGTTCCAGCGTCATCGTCACCATCAATGACCGTGGCCCGTTCGTGCGCGGCCGGGTGCTCGACCTCTCCACGGGTGCTGCCCGCGCCATCGGCCTCACCGGCGCCGGCGTCGGCCGCGTCACCGCCGAGGTCGTCTCCTAACCGCCCGACGCGCCGCGCAGCACGAGCAGCTTGCCGCGCGCGTGAACAAGCCCGCCGTCTTGGGGGACGGCGGGCTTTTTGTTGCATTGTCGTAGCCCGGAGGGAGCGCAGCGTAGTCCGGGATTCGTGCATACGGAGCGGCTGTCCCGGATTGCGCTTCGCTTCATCCGGGCTACAGCGCAGCGTCTACAAAAAGCTCTGCGGGTCGACGTCGACCTCTAACTTCTGATTGCCCTTCGGTTTCGGGCACACCGCGAGCCAATTGCGCAAATAGTCCGACAGGTCAAAACCGCGCGCGGATTTCACCAGAATGCGGAAGCGGTAGCGGCCCTTGATCACGGCGAGCGGGGCTTCCGCCGGGCCCAGCACCATCACGCGCTCGTCGCGTGGCGCCAGCGCAGCCAGCCTGCGGCCAAAGCCTTCCGCGCTCGGGCGGTCGCCGGCGGAGATGATCAGGCTCGCGAGCCGTCCGAACGGCGGATAGAGCGTGCGCTCGCGCAGATCGATCTCGCTGTCGTAGAAGGCCTCGCGGTCGCAGGCGATCAGCGCCTTCATGACGGGATGTTCCGGCTGGTGGGTCTGCAGATAGCCGACGCCGCGGCCTTGCTCGCGGCCGGCGCGACCGATCACCTGGTTGAGCAATTGCCAGGTGCGTTCCGCCGCGCGCGGATCGCCATTGCTCAGCCCCAGATCCGCATCGACCACGCCGACCAGGTTGAGCCGCGGGAAATTGTGACCCTTGGCGACGAGCTGCGTGCCGATGATGATGTCCACGCGCCCCTCCGCAATGTCGGCGAGTTCCGAGCGCATGGTCTCGATCGAGGCGATGAGATCGCTCGACAGCACCATGGTGCGCGCCTCCGGGAACAGCGCCGCCGCCTCTTCCTGCAGGCGCTCGACGCCGGGACCGACCGCGACGAGCGATTCCTCCGCCGCGCAATGCGGGCAGGTATTCGGCCGCGGCATCGAGAAGCCGCAATGGTGACAGACCAGCCGCTGGCGAAAGCGGTGATCGACCAGCCAGGCGTCGCAAATGGTGCAGGCGAAGCGGTGCCCGCAGGCGCGGCACAAGGTCAGCGGCGCGTAGCCGCGGCGATTGAGGAACAGCAGCGCCTGCTCGCGCCGCTCGATCGCGATCTTGATCTCGCCGGCAAGCCGCGGCGAGATGAAGCGGCCGCGCGCGGGCGGCTCGCGGCGCAGATCGATCGCCTCGATATGCGGCATGTGCTGGCCGCCGAAGCGCGACGCCAGCGCAATGCGCTGATAGCGCTTCTTGCGCGCATTGACCTCGGATTCGACCGACGGCGTCGCCGACGCCAGCACAATCGGAATCTTGGCGATATGCGCGCGCACCACCGCCATGTCGCGGGCGTGATAGTGCACGCCGTCGTCCTGCTTGTAGGCCTGGTCGTGCTCTTCATCGACGACAATGAGCCCGAGATTGCCGTAAGGCAAAAACAGCGCTGAGCGCGCGCCGACCACGACCGGCGCGCTGCCCTCGGAGATCGCCGCCCAATTGCGCGCGCGGGTGCGTTGGGTCAGCTCCGAATGCCATTCCAGCGGCCGCACGCCGAAGCGCTGTGCGAAGCGGTCGAGGAACTGGCCGGTCAGCGCGATCTCCGGCATCAGGATCAGGGTCTGCCTGCCGCGGCGGATGGTCTCCGCAATCGCCTCGAAATACACCTCGGTCTTGCCCGAGCCGGTGACGCCATCGAGCAGCGCGACGTGAAAGCTGCCGTTGGCGGCGAGCGCGCGCATGGCATCGACCCCGGCGCGCTGCAGCGGCGAAAAATCCGGCCGGCCAAAATCAGGATCGGGAGCAGGCGGCGGTGGCGGCGGCGGCAGCGGCTCGACCGTAAGCGTGCCTTCGTCCACGAGGCCGTCGATCACTCCGGCCGAGACGCCAGCCTCCCTGGCGGCATCGGACTTGCCGTGCAGCAACCGGTCCGACAGCAGCGCGATCACGCGCTGCCGCGCCGGGGTCAGCCGCTTCGGCGGCTCGCCGACCAGGCGCACGCCGGCGCGCACCCGCTCAGGCCCAAGATTGTCGCCCATCCGCAGGCACATGCGCAGCACCATGCCGCGCGGGCTCAGCGTGTAATTGGCGACCCAGTCGACGACCGAACGCAGTTCGGCCTTCAGCGGCGGAAGATCGAGCTTCTCGCTGACGTCCTTCAGGCGGTTGTGCAGGCGTGGATCGGGATTGGTATTTTCCGCCCAGACCACCGCGAGCACCTCGCGCGGGCCGAGCGGCACCGTGACAAGATCGCCTGCCTTCAGCTCCATGCCGCGCGGCACGCGGTAGGAATAGGCATGGTCGAGCGCAACCGGCACCAGCACGTCGACCATACGGGTCGCATTGGTTGGGGCGGTGCTGCTACTTGGCGAATGATCCATCAATGGACTTTGGCGGAGAATCGGAACCAGGGGCCTTGAGGCTAGCGCCACGCGCCGACCTTAGCGAACAGTAAACGGGTGTGATGCGATATACTGAGTGGAATCACCACGTCCAGAGCGCATGAGCAAAGCGGCCGCCCCAGCAATCGAGCTCGCCAGCGCCGATCCCTCGATCGCGCAGGAGATGGCGCGCTGGCTGTCGCATCTTGGCGCCGAACGGCGGCTGTCGCCGAAGACGCTGGAGGCCTATACCCGCGATTTGCGGCAATGCCTGGATTTTCTCAGCAATCATTGGGGCGAGCGGGTCACGCTCAAGCGCTTCGCCGCGCTCGAAGCCACTGACATTCGCGCCTTCATGGCGATGCGCCGTGCCGACGATATCGCCGGCCGCTCGCTGATGCGCGCGCTCGCGGGCCTGCGCTCCTTCGGCCGCTTCCTCGAGCGCGAGGGCAAGGGCAAGGTCGGCGCATTGTCGGCGATCCGCGCGCCCAAAGTCGCAAAGACCTTGCCGAAGCCGCTGCCGATGGCGTCGGCAAAACGCCTTGCCGACGCCGACGAGCGCGCGGGCGAGGACCGCAAGACCTGGGTCCTGGTCCGCGACGCCGCCGTGATGGCGCTGCTCTATGGCTCGGGCCTGCGCATCTCCGAAGCGCTCGGCCTGAAACGCCGCGAGGTGCCGCGGCCCGGCGAAGGCGACGTGCTGATCGTCACCGGCAAAGGCAACAAGACCCGCATGGTGCCGGTGCTGCAAAACGTGCTTGAGCTCGTTGCCGAGTACGTTGCGATCTGCCCGCACCCTCTTCCCGCCGAGGGCCCGATCTTCCTCGGCGCACGCGGCGGCCCGCTCAGCCCGCGCATCATCCAGCTGGCGATGGAGCGGCTGCGCGGCGCGCTCGGCCTGCCCGACAGCGCCACGCCGCACGCGCTGCGGCACTCCTTCGCCACGCATTTGTTGTCGCGCGGCGGCGATCTGCGCGCGATCCAGGAATTGCTGGGCCATTCCTCGCTCTCGACCACGCAGATCTATACCGGCATCGATTCCGAGCGGCTGCTGGAAGTCTATGCCAGCGCGCATCCGCGGCGGTGACACACTGACGTCATAACGTCCTTGCCTCTTGCGCAGTCCGCGCGGTTCGGTCAATCGTGGCGAACCAAGGCAGGAGGGATTTATGAGCGCACATGAAAGCATGGAGCATGCCGAGCATGCCGAGCACGCGTCCGGCGAAAACAGGAAGATCGCGCTTCTGATCGCCGTGCTGGCGCTATTCCTGGCGATCTCGGAAACGCTCGGCAAGGGCGCCCAGACCGAATCGATCAGCAAGAACGTCGAGGCCTCCAACCTGTGGGCCTTCTTCCAGGCCAAGAGCATCCGCCGCACCGTCGTCCAGACCGCTGCCGACCAGGGCAAGCTGACATTGGGCAGCGCCACCGACGACGCCATGAAGGCCGCGGTGCAGAAGCAGATCGACGACTGGCAGAAGACGGCGGCGCGCTACCGCTCGGAGCCCGAGACCGGCGAAGGCACCGAGCAGCTCGCCGAGAAAGCCAAGGAGGCCGAGCACGAGCGCGACGAGGCCACGGCGAAATATCATCATTTCGAGCTGGCGTCGGCGGCCTTCCAGATCGGCATCGTGCTGGCATCGGCGACCATCATCACCGGCATCATCGGGCTCGCTTATATCAGCGGGCTGCTGACACTCGCCGGCCTTGCGATGACCATCCTCGGCGCCTGGTGGCCGCATCTGTTGCATCTGCACGGGTAGGATTTCGTACGACACGGCGACGGGTTGCTCCCGCAAATCAGCTGTCATGCCCCGGCTTGACCGGGGCATCCAGTACGCCGCGGCTTCTCCGCAAGCAATTGAGGTTTCTGGGATACTGGATCGCCCGGTCAAGCCGGGCGATGACAACGAGTGTGTGGTAAACAGCTAGCGCGCTTCGTGCACGCTCTTGCGGAAGCGCTGGATCAGGCGGAACGTGCGTGACGACCAGCCTTCGCCGTTGCCGCGGGCGACATCCTTGAGACGCTGCTTGATCGGCTCGACGAGTTCGGAGGCCTTGGCGCGCAGCCTCAAGACCAGCTCATAGAGCCGTTCGAACCAGGCCATCTCCAACAGCTTGTCGCGCGTGACGTCGAACACGAAGGCGGTGACGCCGACGCCGAGCATCTTTGCGAACAGGATCGTGAACACCGCGCTTGTCCAGTACTCATGCGTGAGCAGCCAGAGGCCGACCAGCTTGAGCGGAAACAGCGGGATGATCGGGACCGCGAACACGATCAGCGTCATGGCCGGCGACAGCGCATCGACGCGATCCGACAGCCAGGCCTTGAACCGGGCGAGCGGGATGATGGCGACAACCCGCGCGACGATCGGTTCGAGATGGTCCCACAGCCAGGCTTCGATCAGGAAGATGATCGCCAGCAGGACCCAGACCGGTTGAAGAAGGCGGCGCAGCATGTGTTGTCCCGCCCGATTCGGCGCCGGGCGCATCGCCTACATATGGATGGCCCGCTTACCGACTGCAAGCGCGGCCTCCTTGATGGCTTCCGAGCGGGTCGGATGCGCATGGCAGGTGCGCGCGAGATCTTCGGCACTGCCGCCGAACTCCATGAGAACACAGGCTTCATGGATCATTTCGCCGGCTTCGCGGCCGATAATGTGCACGCCGAGCACGCGATCGGTCTTCGCATCTGCGAGAATCTTCACAAAGCCGTCAGTGGTCTGATTGACCTTGGAGCGGCCGTTGGCGGTAAAGGGAAACTTCCCGACGGTATAAGCCACGCCCGCCTGCTTCAGCTCTTCCTCGGTCTTGCCGACGGAGGACACTTCCGGCGTGGTATACACCACGCCCGGGATGACGTCGTAATTCACGTGGCCGGCTTGCCCTGCGATGATCTCGGCCACCGCAACGCCCTCGTCCTCGGCCTTGTGCGCGAGCATCGGGCCCGCAACGACGTCGCCGATGGCATAGACGCCCTTCAGGCTGGTGACGAAATGCGGATCGATCTGCACGCGGCCGCGATTGTCCAGCGCAACACCGGCTTCCTTCAGGCCGAGCCCGTCGGTGTACGGCACGCGGCCGATGCAGACCAGCACGACATCGGCTTCCAGCGTCTCGGCCGCGCCGCCGGCGGCGGGCTCGATGGTCGCCTTCAGCGTCTTGCCGGAGGTGTCGACCGCGGTGACCTTGGCCCCCAGCTTGAACGCAAAGCCCTGCTTTTCCAGGATGCGCTGGAATTGCTTGGCGATCTCGCCGTCCATGCCGGGCAGGATGCGATCGAGAAATTCCACGACGACGACTTCGGCGCCGAGCCGCTTCCACACTGAACCGAGCTCGAGGCCGATCACGCCGGCGCCGACGATCAGAAGCTTGCCGGGGACCTTGTCCAGCGACAGCGCACCGGTCGACGACACGATGCGCGTCTCGTCGATATCGATGCCCTTGAGACGCGCGATGTCGGAGCCGGTGGCGATGACGATGTTCTTGGTCTCGATGATCTGCGACTTGCCGTCGGCCGAGACTTCGACCTTGCCGGTGCCGAGGATCTTGCCGGTGCCCTTGAGCACGTCGATCTTGTTCTTCTTCATCAGGAACTCGACGCCCTTGACGTTGCCGTCGATGCCCTGCTGCTTGAAGTTCATCATCGCCGGAAGCTCGAGCTTCGGCGCCGAGACGCTGACGCCCATCTTGGCGAAGGAATGCGCGGCTTCCTCGAACATCTCCGAGGCATGCAGCAGCGCCTTTGACGGCATGCAGCCGACATTGAGGCAGGTGCCGCCGAGGGTTGCGTTCTTTTCCACCACGGCGACTTTCATGCCGAGCTGCGCTGCACGCACCGCGCAGACATAACCGCCCGGTCCGGTGCCGATGACGACGAGATCGTAGGATGCCATGAGAGAAAGTCCCGTAGGTTTAGCGTGATGAGGATGTGTCAGCGTCCGCCGGCGCGTCAGCGTCCGCCGGACACATCGAGAATGGCTGAGGTGACGTAGGAAGCATCGTCCGACATCAGCCAGACGATGGCATTGGCGATTTCCTCGGCGGTGCCGACGCGCTTCATCGGCACCAGATGGGCCAGACGATGGTGCCGATCGGGCTCGCCGCCGGAGGCGTGGATTTCGGTGTCGATCAGGCCGGGGCGGATGCCCGCGACGCGAATGCCTTCGCCGGCCACCTCATGGCCGAGGCCAACGGTGAAGGAATCAATCGCGCCCTTGGACGCGGCGTAATCGACATAGGTATTCGGCGCGCCGAGCTTGGCGGCAACCGATGACAGATTGACGATGACGCCGCCCTGGCCGCCATGCCTGGTCGACATCCGCTTCACCGCTTCGCGCGCGCACAGGATCGAGCCGGTGACGTTGACCGCCATCACGCGCCGGATGCGCTCGGCCGACATCTCGTCGACGCGCACACCGCTGGTGCCGACGATGCCGCCATTGTTGACGAGCGCACCGAGCGTACCGAATTTGTCCGCCTGCTTGAACAGTTCGAGAATGTCGCTTTCCTCGGCGACGTCGCATTTCACCGCGATGGCCTTGCCGTTGCTGGCTTCGATCGCGGAAACCACCTCGTCGGCGGCCTGCTTGTTGCTGGCATAGCCAACGACGACGCGGAAGCCGCGCGCCGCCGCCGCGATCGCAGTCGCGCGGCCAATGCCGCGGCTGCCGCCGGTGATGACAACGACTTTATCGGTCACATCAGGCCCCATAGCTATTCGCGCTTGCCCTCGAGAGCTGCCAATCGATCCAGCACGCCCTTGTCCGTCAAGCTCGCCAGGTGAAACAGGATGAAGGGAGTGAGGAACGGAATCAGGCACCAAGCGGCAAAACCGACACCCTTACCCTTCCTGCGACTTATCGGAATCGCAAAGAAGAAGAAAATAAGAGTGGTCAGAAGGAACGGCAGGAGGGAAAGAAGAAGCGCCGGTTCTTCCATGAAACCCTCCCTCAGAGGTCCAGCACCAGGCGCGCGGGATCTTCCAGGCTCTCCTTGACGCGAACCAGGAAGGTCACGGCTTCCTTGCCGTCGATCACGCGGTGATCGTAGGACAGCGCCAGATACATCATCGGGCGGACCTCGACCTTGCCGCCGATCACCATCGGGCGCTCCTGGATCTTGTGCATGCCGAGAATGCCGGACTGCGGCGCGTTCAGGATCGGGGTCGACATCAGCGAGCCGTAGATGCCGCCATTGGTGATGGTGAAGGTGCCGCCCTGCATCTCGTCGATCTTGAGCTGGCCGTCACGGGCGCGGCGGCCGAAATCGGCGATGCCCTTCTCGATATCGGCGATCGACTTGTTGTCGCAATCGCGCACGACGGGAACGACGAGGCCCTTGTCGGTGCCGACGGCGACGCCGATGTGATAGTAATTCTTGTAGATCAGGTCGGTGCCGTCGATCTCGGCGTTGACGGCCGGGATGTCCTTCAGCGCCTGCACAACCGCCTTGGTGAAGAAGCCCATGAAGCCGAGCTTCGAGCCGTGCTTCTTCTCGAACGCGTCCTTGTAGTGCGCCCGCAGCGCCATCACGTTGGTCATGTCGACCTCGTTGAAGGTCGTCAGCATCGCCGCAGTGTTCTGCACGTCCTTGAGGCGGCGCGCGATGGTCTGGCGCAGCCGGGTCATCTTGACGCGCTCTTCGCGGGCGGCGTCATCGGCCGGCGACGGCGCGCGCACCTGGACGGCGGCGGCGGGCTGATTGACCGGCGTCGGCGCGGAGGCCGCGCGCTCGATCGCGGCGAGCATGTCGCCCTTGGTGACGCGGCCGTCCTTGCCGGAGCCCGGAACGGTCGAGGCATCGATCCCGGTCTCGGCGGAGAGCTTTCGCACGGACGGTGCCAGCGGCGCGTCGGCCGGCGGTGCTTTCGATGCCGCGGGGGCGGCGGCCGGGGCCGCGGCGACGGGAGCAGGCGCGGGCGCGGCCGCAGGCTTGGCGGGCGTCCTTGCGACGCCTGCCGTGCCCTCGGTGATCTGCCCGAGCAGCGCACCGACCGCAACGGTGGCGCCATCGGCAGCGACGATCTCGCTCAGCGTGCCGGCGGAGGGTGCCGGGACTTCGATGGTGACCTTGTCGGTCTCGAGCTCAACCAGGGGCTCGTCGACGGCGACGGGGTCGCCCGCCTTCTTGAACCAGCGGCCGATGGTGGCCTCGGTGACGGATTCGCCGAGCGTCGGCACACGAATTTCAGTCATGGTCTTTTCCTTAAGGGATCGCCGATGCGGTCATGAATTTCACATCTCATCGCCCGCCTTGTGCACGCTTGCGCACGGGGGCGGGCGATCCAGTACGCCGTGACTTTCGTGATCAGAACGAACGCCGCGGAGCACTGGATGCCCCGCATTTGCGGGGCATGACTTTAGTCAAGAATTGATTAGCTCAATGCTTCGTCCAGGAACGCCTTCAACTGCGCCTGGTGCTTCGACATCAGGCCCGTGGCAGTCGCGGCGGAAGCGGCGCGGCCGACATAGCGCGGACGCCGGCTCGCACCGTTCACCTGGTTCAGCACCCATTCCAGATAGGGTTCGATGAAGTGCCACGCACCCATGTTGCGGGGCTCTTCCTGGCACCAGATCACTTCCGCCTTCTTGAAGCGCGACAGCTCGGCCACCAGCGCCTTGAGCGGCACCGGATAAAGCTGCTCGACGCGCATCAGATAGATGTCGTCGATGCCGCGCTTCTCGCGCTCCTCGTAGAGGTCGTAATAGACCTTGCCGGAGCAGAGCACGATGCGGCGGATCTTCTCGTCCGGAACGAGCTTGGTCGCCTCGCTCGGCTGCATCTGGGCGTCATCATAGAGGATGCGATGGAAGGTCGTTCCCTTGGCGAGCTCCTCCAGGCGCGACACTGCACGCTTGTGGCGCAGCAGCGATTTCGGCGTCATCAGGATCAGCGGCTTGCGGATCTCGCGGTGAAGCTGGCGACGCAGCACGT encodes the following:
- a CDS encoding tyrosine recombinase XerC; the encoded protein is MSKAAAPAIELASADPSIAQEMARWLSHLGAERRLSPKTLEAYTRDLRQCLDFLSNHWGERVTLKRFAALEATDIRAFMAMRRADDIAGRSLMRALAGLRSFGRFLEREGKGKVGALSAIRAPKVAKTLPKPLPMASAKRLADADERAGEDRKTWVLVRDAAVMALLYGSGLRISEALGLKRREVPRPGEGDVLIVTGKGNKTRMVPVLQNVLELVAEYVAICPHPLPAEGPIFLGARGGPLSPRIIQLAMERLRGALGLPDSATPHALRHSFATHLLSRGGDLRAIQELLGHSSLSTTQIYTGIDSERLLEVYASAHPRR
- a CDS encoding DUF4337 domain-containing protein — its product is MSAHESMEHAEHAEHASGENRKIALLIAVLALFLAISETLGKGAQTESISKNVEASNLWAFFQAKSIRRTVVQTAADQGKLTLGSATDDAMKAAVQKQIDDWQKTAARYRSEPETGEGTEQLAEKAKEAEHERDEATAKYHHFELASAAFQIGIVLASATIITGIIGLAYISGLLTLAGLAMTILGAWWPHLLHLHG
- a CDS encoding SDR family oxidoreductase, producing the protein MTDKVVVITGGSRGIGRATAIAAAARGFRVVVGYASNKQAADEVVSAIEASNGKAIAVKCDVAEESDILELFKQADKFGTLGALVNNGGIVGTSGVRVDEMSAERIRRVMAVNVTGSILCAREAVKRMSTRHGGQGGVIVNLSSVAAKLGAPNTYVDYAASKGAIDSFTVGLGHEVAGEGIRVAGIRPGLIDTEIHASGGEPDRHHRLAHLVPMKRVGTAEEIANAIVWLMSDDASYVTSAILDVSGGR
- a CDS encoding septal ring lytic transglycosylase RlpA family protein, translated to MLSLMKLGFVTRPRTAIAFAAATLLIGGTATEASAKSRHHHHYSHHYRHHAAETDSSVTSDWRNANASITSSSGTGRSFSGMASFYGNESGSKTASGQRFNQNAMTAAHRSLPFGTKLRVTHGGSSVIVTINDRGPFVRGRVLDLSTGAARAIGLTGAGVGRVTAEVVS
- a CDS encoding F0F1 ATP synthase subunit delta, with product MAAENTSVSGVSGRYATALFELARDQKVVDEVNADLGRFEGLLSESADLTRLVRSPVFAAETQSRALSAVLDKAGIAGIAANFLKVLTANRRLFVVADVIRAYRALVAKFKGEATADVTVAEALSDKNLDALKVALKSVTGKDVALNVKIDPSIIGGLVVKLGSRMIDSSLRTKLNSIKHAMKEAG
- the odhB gene encoding 2-oxoglutarate dehydrogenase complex dihydrolipoyllysine-residue succinyltransferase, giving the protein MTEIRVPTLGESVTEATIGRWFKKAGDPVAVDEPLVELETDKVTIEVPAPSAGTLSEIVAADGATVAVGALLGQITEGTAGVARTPAKPAAAPAPAPVAAAPAAAPAASKAPPADAPLAPSVRKLSAETGIDASTVPGSGKDGRVTKGDMLAAIERAASAPTPVNQPAAAVQVRAPSPADDAAREERVKMTRLRQTIARRLKDVQNTAAMLTTFNEVDMTNVMALRAHYKDAFEKKHGSKLGFMGFFTKAVVQALKDIPAVNAEIDGTDLIYKNYYHIGVAVGTDKGLVVPVVRDCDNKSIADIEKGIADFGRRARDGQLKIDEMQGGTFTITNGGIYGSLMSTPILNAPQSGILGMHKIQERPMVIGGKVEVRPMMYLALSYDHRVIDGKEAVTFLVRVKESLEDPARLVLDL
- a CDS encoding primosomal protein N' yields the protein MDHSPSSSTAPTNATRMVDVLVPVALDHAYSYRVPRGMELKAGDLVTVPLGPREVLAVVWAENTNPDPRLHNRLKDVSEKLDLPPLKAELRSVVDWVANYTLSPRGMVLRMCLRMGDNLGPERVRAGVRLVGEPPKRLTPARQRVIALLSDRLLHGKSDAAREAGVSAGVIDGLVDEGTLTVEPLPPPPPPPAPDPDFGRPDFSPLQRAGVDAMRALAANGSFHVALLDGVTGSGKTEVYFEAIAETIRRGRQTLILMPEIALTGQFLDRFAQRFGVRPLEWHSELTQRTRARNWAAISEGSAPVVVGARSALFLPYGNLGLIVVDEEHDQAYKQDDGVHYHARDMAVVRAHIAKIPIVLASATPSVESEVNARKKRYQRIALASRFGGQHMPHIEAIDLRREPPARGRFISPRLAGEIKIAIERREQALLFLNRRGYAPLTLCRACGHRFACTICDAWLVDHRFRQRLVCHHCGFSMPRPNTCPHCAAEESLVAVGPGVERLQEEAAALFPEARTMVLSSDLIASIETMRSELADIAEGRVDIIIGTQLVAKGHNFPRLNLVGVVDADLGLSNGDPRAAERTWQLLNQVIGRAGREQGRGVGYLQTHQPEHPVMKALIACDREAFYDSEIDLRERTLYPPFGRLASLIISAGDRPSAEGFGRRLAALAPRDERVMVLGPAEAPLAVIKGRYRFRILVKSARGFDLSDYLRNWLAVCPKPKGNQKLEVDVDPQSFL
- the lpdA gene encoding dihydrolipoyl dehydrogenase — protein: MASYDLVVIGTGPGGYVCAVRAAQLGMKVAVVEKNATLGGTCLNVGCMPSKALLHASEMFEEAAHSFAKMGVSVSAPKLELPAMMNFKQQGIDGNVKGVEFLMKKNKIDVLKGTGKILGTGKVEVSADGKSQIIETKNIVIATGSDIARLKGIDIDETRIVSSTGALSLDKVPGKLLIVGAGVIGLELGSVWKRLGAEVVVVEFLDRILPGMDGEIAKQFQRILEKQGFAFKLGAKVTAVDTSGKTLKATIEPAAGGAAETLEADVVLVCIGRVPYTDGLGLKEAGVALDNRGRVQIDPHFVTSLKGVYAIGDVVAGPMLAHKAEDEGVAVAEIIAGQAGHVNYDVIPGVVYTTPEVSSVGKTEEELKQAGVAYTVGKFPFTANGRSKVNQTTDGFVKILADAKTDRVLGVHIIGREAGEMIHEACVLMEFGGSAEDLARTCHAHPTRSEAIKEAALAVGKRAIHM